The following proteins come from a genomic window of Flavobacterium crocinum:
- a CDS encoding porin family protein yields MLKKLLFLTVFIWFSAVQAQETESLYKTKKIISTKDTIRIENVSINSGFFQLLNTKKEPIDSSFYKIDFQKGFLLLKENFPSASDTLIVNYLKYPDFLTKEYSLYKSEQIVNSDVGTEKLYRIDNNANTKKVTPFDGLNTSGSITRGITIGNNQSTVLNSNLDLQITGKISDKVSLRASLQDNNIPLQDGGYSQKLDQFDNIFMELFSDDWNIRAGDVFLENRKTQFLSFNKKVQGLSASFDFDTEKSKTNVFASVAFVKGQYAKSTFTGQEGNQGPYKLKGQNGELYVLVISGSERVYVNGVLLKRGENNDYVIDYNAGEIVFTSLFTITSEMRINVEYQYSERNYNRLVTYAGATHENKKWSFGGYLYSENDLKNQPLQQNLSPEQVQILSEAGDDINLMKAPSAYEDKYADNKILYKKILINSFEVYEYSNNPQDVLYNVRFSQVGANAGNYIIQNNNSVERIYQYVEPVNGVLQGNYEPIVQLVAPMKLQVATFLGKYNPNEKTLVDFELAVSNNDQNLFSDIDDSNNEGVAFKTNLKKRLFSRSWSLDAFANYQYVQQNFKSIERLYNIEFNRDWNLTGTLLGNQSLLVTGFNFNLFSKKKTSNIGLITYQFEKLDFSESYTGSRHTTSALFKIKKWTIENNGSFLNSDATASTSKFIRNQTRTKYHFGKNWIGGTMQLEDNQEKDKITNQFSTLSQRFSEYGVFTGRGDSTKVFVEVGFLQRRNDSLQNGLLQHVNNSQTYYLKSKLIQNKTTDLAVYASYRNLDFTDQSRQNEPSLNSRVLYNDRFFNQLMQIGTTYETSSGTIAQQEFTYVEVPTGQGVYTWNDYNGNGIQELQEFEIAVFQDQAKYVRIFLPNQIYIKTNQNKFSQSLTLNPLQWQNEKGFKKLLSYFYNQTSFIMDRKVKSEGEKLELNPFNSSKENILGLNSSFRNSLFYNRGRQKHSVTYSYLVNKGKSLLSIGSQNVRNYSHQLQYTHLYQKSWLFNFFTKTIKTDLVSEDFEEKNYDINGWQLAPKISYLFSKNTKLDFFYELQNKKNQIGNFETLKQNRIGTSFSYAGEKKVTVNGEFSFYENKFNGNEFSSVGFQMLEGLQAGSNLVWKLLLQKNITSFLDVNLNYLGRKSETGNTIHTGNIQLRAYF; encoded by the coding sequence ATGTTGAAAAAATTATTGTTTTTGACGGTTTTCATTTGGTTTTCTGCGGTTCAGGCTCAGGAAACTGAATCGTTATACAAAACCAAAAAAATAATAAGTACAAAAGACACGATTCGGATTGAAAATGTCAGCATTAATTCCGGTTTCTTTCAGCTTTTAAATACTAAAAAAGAACCTATAGATTCTTCTTTCTATAAAATTGATTTCCAAAAAGGCTTTTTACTTTTAAAGGAAAACTTTCCCTCAGCTTCCGACACTTTAATTGTCAATTACCTCAAATATCCGGATTTCTTAACCAAAGAATACAGCCTTTATAAATCGGAACAAATTGTAAACAGCGATGTGGGAACCGAGAAATTATACCGAATTGATAATAATGCCAACACAAAAAAAGTAACCCCTTTTGACGGATTAAATACTTCCGGAAGTATTACTCGAGGAATCACTATCGGGAATAATCAGAGTACAGTTCTAAATTCTAATCTGGATTTACAGATTACAGGAAAAATTTCAGATAAAGTGAGTCTGCGTGCTTCGCTTCAGGATAATAATATTCCGTTGCAGGATGGCGGTTATTCTCAAAAGCTCGATCAGTTTGATAATATTTTCATGGAGCTTTTTAGTGATGATTGGAACATTCGCGCCGGCGATGTGTTTTTAGAAAATAGAAAAACTCAATTTTTAAGTTTCAATAAAAAGGTACAAGGGCTATCGGCAAGTTTTGATTTTGATACCGAAAAAAGCAAAACCAATGTTTTTGCTTCGGTAGCTTTTGTAAAAGGTCAATATGCTAAAAGCACTTTTACAGGTCAGGAAGGCAATCAGGGTCCGTACAAATTAAAAGGTCAAAATGGTGAATTGTACGTTCTCGTAATTTCAGGTTCTGAACGTGTTTACGTAAACGGCGTTTTATTAAAACGCGGTGAAAACAACGATTATGTTATCGATTATAATGCCGGGGAAATTGTCTTTACTTCGCTTTTCACGATTACTTCAGAAATGAGGATTAATGTCGAGTATCAATATTCTGAACGAAATTACAATCGTCTCGTAACCTACGCAGGAGCAACACACGAAAATAAAAAATGGAGTTTTGGCGGTTATTTGTATTCTGAAAATGATTTAAAAAATCAGCCTCTACAACAGAATCTTTCACCGGAACAAGTTCAGATTTTAAGTGAAGCCGGTGACGATATCAATCTAATGAAAGCGCCTTCTGCTTACGAAGATAAATATGCCGACAATAAAATCTTGTATAAAAAAATACTTATCAATTCGTTTGAAGTTTACGAATATTCCAATAATCCGCAAGATGTTTTATACAATGTACGATTTAGTCAGGTTGGAGCCAATGCGGGAAATTATATCATTCAAAACAATAATTCGGTTGAACGTATTTATCAATATGTTGAGCCTGTAAACGGAGTTCTTCAGGGCAATTACGAACCAATTGTACAGCTTGTTGCTCCAATGAAACTTCAGGTTGCGACTTTCTTAGGAAAATATAATCCGAACGAGAAAACTTTGGTCGATTTTGAATTGGCTGTAAGCAATAACGATCAGAATTTATTTTCTGATATTGACGATTCTAATAATGAAGGTGTCGCTTTTAAAACCAATCTGAAAAAACGTCTTTTTTCCCGAAGCTGGAGTTTAGATGCTTTTGCCAATTACCAATATGTACAACAAAATTTCAAGTCCATTGAACGTTTATACAATATAGAATTTAACCGTGACTGGAACTTAACCGGAACACTTTTGGGCAATCAGAGTCTTTTGGTTACGGGTTTTAATTTTAATTTATTTTCTAAAAAGAAAACTTCAAACATTGGTTTAATTACTTATCAATTTGAGAAGTTAGATTTCAGCGAAAGTTATACGGGTTCCAGACATACAACTTCGGCTTTATTCAAAATAAAAAAATGGACAATTGAGAATAACGGAAGCTTTTTGAATTCTGATGCAACGGCTTCAACTTCAAAATTTATCAGAAACCAAACCAGAACAAAATATCATTTTGGTAAAAACTGGATTGGAGGAACTATGCAGCTTGAAGATAATCAGGAGAAAGACAAAATAACGAATCAGTTTTCAACGTTAAGCCAGCGTTTTTCAGAATATGGCGTTTTTACGGGACGAGGTGACAGTACAAAAGTCTTTGTTGAAGTTGGTTTTCTACAAAGACGAAATGATAGTTTACAAAACGGATTATTACAGCATGTCAATAATTCGCAAACCTATTATTTAAAGTCTAAATTAATTCAGAACAAAACAACCGATTTGGCAGTTTATGCGAGTTATCGAAATTTGGATTTCACAGATCAATCCAGACAAAATGAACCATCTTTAAATTCAAGAGTTTTATACAATGATCGATTCTTTAATCAGTTAATGCAGATTGGAACTACTTATGAAACCAGTTCAGGAACCATTGCTCAACAAGAATTCACTTATGTCGAAGTTCCGACAGGACAAGGTGTTTACACCTGGAATGATTATAATGGAAACGGAATTCAGGAATTACAGGAATTTGAAATTGCCGTTTTTCAGGATCAGGCCAAATATGTGAGAATCTTTTTGCCGAATCAGATTTACATCAAAACTAATCAGAACAAGTTTTCACAGTCTTTAACTTTGAATCCTTTGCAATGGCAGAATGAAAAAGGTTTCAAAAAATTGTTGTCTTATTTCTACAATCAGACTTCTTTTATAATGGATAGAAAAGTAAAAAGCGAAGGTGAAAAACTGGAACTGAATCCGTTTAATTCTTCTAAAGAAAATATTTTAGGCTTGAATTCAAGTTTCAGAAACAGCTTATTTTACAATCGCGGACGTCAGAAACATTCGGTCACCTATTCTTATTTAGTCAATAAAGGAAAAAGTTTGCTTTCTATTGGCTCACAAAATGTCCGTAATTATTCGCATCAACTTCAATACACGCATTTGTATCAGAAAAGCTGGTTATTTAATTTCTTTACCAAAACCATTAAAACCGATTTAGTTTCGGAAGATTTTGAAGAGAAAAACTATGATATCAATGGCTGGCAATTGGCGCCAAAAATCAGTTACTTGTTTTCTAAGAATACAAAACTGGATTTCTTTTATGAACTTCAGAACAAGAAAAATCAAATAGGCAATTTTGAAACTTTAAAACAAAACCGAATTGGAACTTCGTTTTCTTATGCCGGAGAAAAGAAAGTAACAGTAAATGGAGAGTTTTCTTTTTATGAAAATAAATTTAACGGAAATGAATTTTCTTCTGTAGGTTTTCAAATGCTGGAAGGACTTCAGGCAGGATCAAATCTGGTTTGGAAATTACTTTTGCAAAAGAACATTACATCCTTTTTAGATGTTAATTTAAATTATCTCGGACGTAAAAGCGAAACCGGAAATACAATTCATACCGGCAACATTCAGCTTCGTGCATATTTTTAA
- a CDS encoding glycosyltransferase, producing the protein MSIDYSANKTILVAPLNWGLGHATRCIPIIKALQENNYIPIIASDGVALALLRKEFPYIQTLELPSYHIEYAKNGKNFKWKLIKNLPKMITAILDEKKMVNTWIKKHGIDGIISDNRLGVFSKKVPSVFMTHQLNVMTGNTTWFTSICHQKIIKKYTECWVPDTNDEVNLTGDLGHVKSEELNLKYIGPLSRMRKKDTPKIYDLMIILSGPEPQRTFLDEKLQKEAAKFPGKVVFVQGIVDKSQEKWQAGNVTYYNFMNSKQLEQTFNESEFVLCRSGYTTVMDLAKLGKKAFFIPTPGQYEQEYLAVKLQEENLVPYAMQDDFTIEDLSKVKAFKGLSQFENNIDWDSLFAVFENNSQA; encoded by the coding sequence ATGAGCATTGATTATTCTGCGAATAAAACTATTTTAGTCGCTCCATTAAATTGGGGTCTTGGCCATGCAACTCGTTGTATTCCTATTATAAAGGCGCTTCAGGAGAATAATTACATTCCGATTATTGCCTCAGATGGGGTTGCGCTGGCTTTATTGCGAAAAGAATTTCCTTATATACAGACTTTAGAACTTCCTTCTTATCATATCGAATATGCAAAGAATGGAAAAAACTTTAAATGGAAGCTGATAAAAAACCTTCCTAAAATGATTACCGCCATTTTGGATGAGAAAAAAATGGTCAATACCTGGATTAAAAAACATGGAATTGATGGTATCATATCTGATAACAGATTGGGGGTTTTCAGTAAAAAAGTCCCATCCGTTTTTATGACGCATCAGTTAAATGTGATGACAGGAAATACGACTTGGTTTACGAGTATATGCCATCAAAAAATTATAAAAAAATATACCGAATGCTGGGTTCCTGATACCAATGACGAAGTAAATCTTACGGGAGATTTAGGGCATGTTAAATCTGAAGAACTGAATTTAAAATATATTGGTCCGCTAAGCCGAATGCGAAAAAAAGACACTCCAAAAATATATGATCTGATGATTATATTATCAGGACCGGAACCGCAGCGTACTTTCTTAGATGAAAAACTACAGAAAGAAGCGGCTAAATTTCCCGGAAAAGTAGTTTTTGTGCAAGGCATTGTAGATAAATCTCAGGAAAAATGGCAGGCTGGAAATGTTACCTATTATAATTTCATGAATTCAAAACAGCTGGAACAGACTTTTAACGAAAGTGAATTTGTTCTTTGTCGTTCTGGTTATACCACTGTTATGGATTTGGCTAAATTGGGCAAAAAAGCTTTTTTTATTCCTACTCCGGGACAATACGAACAGGAATATCTGGCGGTAAAACTTCAGGAAGAAAATCTCGTACCTTATGCAATGCAAGATGACTTTACTATTGAAGATCTATCAAAAGTAAAGGCTTTTAAAGGCTTGTCTCAGTTTGAAAATAATATCGACTGGGATTCGTTATTTGCTGTTTTCGAAAATAATTCTCAAGCATAA
- a CDS encoding porin: MIKRNLLAVLLLLTFAVNAQESNKQELNKQDVKNEVMRILDSINKAKLRDTESGGGIEEHWYDRISLRGYAQIRYNGLFSTNDKVSCEQCDKSWGTTSTAPDAKANNGLFIRRARLVFSGQVHPNVFFYFQPDFASSPSTGIQNFVQIRDLYFDLSFDKLREYRVRVGQSKIPYGFENMQSSSQRLTMDRADAINSSILNERDLGIFFYWAPAEIRKRFEMLVKDGYKGSGDFGVFAFGVYNGQIANKLDGNRDLNVVTRVTYPFVIGSQIIEPGIQAYTGKWAFTGEISSGVTVNDPQYVKDQRVGATFVLYPRPFGIQTEYNIGKGPRYNTVTNTVDETDLNGGYVLLNYKWDIKKQRIYPFAKFQYYDGGKKYEKDARSYVVRDYEFGIEWQPIKAFELTAEYVVADRTFEDSALPINRQQGNVLRLQAQFNF; encoded by the coding sequence ATGATAAAAAGAAACTTATTAGCAGTTTTATTACTGTTAACCTTCGCTGTTAATGCGCAGGAATCAAATAAACAAGAATTAAATAAACAGGATGTAAAAAACGAAGTAATGCGTATTTTAGATTCTATCAACAAAGCCAAACTCCGGGACACTGAATCCGGAGGAGGAATTGAAGAACACTGGTACGACAGAATCTCTTTAAGAGGTTATGCACAAATTCGATACAACGGTCTTTTTTCTACAAATGATAAAGTTTCCTGCGAACAATGTGATAAATCCTGGGGAACAACTTCTACAGCTCCGGATGCCAAAGCAAACAACGGACTTTTTATTCGTCGTGCACGTTTAGTATTTTCAGGACAAGTTCATCCAAATGTATTTTTCTACTTCCAGCCTGATTTTGCCAGTTCACCAAGTACAGGAATTCAGAACTTTGTTCAGATTCGTGATTTGTATTTTGATCTTTCTTTTGATAAGCTACGAGAATATCGTGTTCGTGTTGGGCAAAGTAAAATTCCATACGGATTCGAAAATATGCAATCCAGCTCGCAGCGTTTAACTATGGACCGTGCCGATGCGATAAACAGTTCCATATTAAACGAACGTGATTTGGGAATTTTCTTTTATTGGGCTCCAGCCGAAATAAGAAAACGTTTTGAAATGCTGGTAAAAGACGGTTACAAAGGTTCGGGTGATTTTGGAGTTTTTGCTTTTGGAGTTTACAACGGGCAAATTGCTAATAAACTGGACGGAAACCGAGATCTGAATGTAGTCACTAGAGTTACCTATCCATTCGTAATTGGAAGCCAGATTATCGAACCGGGAATCCAGGCTTATACAGGAAAATGGGCTTTTACCGGAGAAATTTCATCAGGTGTTACGGTAAACGATCCGCAATATGTAAAAGACCAGAGAGTAGGAGCAACATTTGTTTTATATCCAAGACCTTTCGGAATTCAGACAGAATATAATATTGGAAAAGGACCAAGATATAATACCGTAACCAATACAGTTGATGAAACGGATTTAAATGGTGGTTATGTTTTATTAAACTATAAATGGGATATTAAAAAACAACGTATTTATCCTTTCGCTAAATTTCAATATTATGATGGAGGTAAAAAATATGAGAAAGATGCCAGAAGTTATGTTGTAAGAGATTATGAATTTGGTATCGAATGGCAGCCAATCAAAGCGTTTGAGCTGACTGCAGAATATGTGGTGGCAGACAGAACTTTTGAAGACAGTGCACTCCCAATAAACAGACAACAAGGAAATGTGCTAAGATTACAAGCGCAGTTTAACTTCTAA
- a CDS encoding sensor histidine kinase, with protein MKINFKKTYKFAIKSALYISLFTTAFVLMLMSLFYKNQLQHQVAFGIIFIIVIYIFSFLVLQYRVERFIYRRVKKIYDEVSLLESTTLINQPINTDMETLSREVKKFATDKKLEIEMLEIREQYRREFLGNVSHELKTPLFTVQGYVSTLLDGAMDDKNIRKKYLKRAEKGVERLIYIVEDLDMITKLESGDLNLNMTDFDIVELIQNVFDLLEMKADKKKIKLAFESKNVQSVIIRGDKDRIQQVLENLIVNSIKYGKEGGLTEVGVVNLTKKKVLIRISDNGEGVEKQNIPRLFERFYRVDKSGTRSEGGSGLGLAIVKHIIEAHKEKVYVESEFGIGSEFSFTLEKAFKNPKADVKKS; from the coding sequence ATGAAAATTAATTTTAAAAAAACATACAAGTTTGCCATAAAATCGGCATTATATATAAGTCTCTTTACTACTGCTTTTGTACTGATGTTAATGTCTTTATTTTATAAAAATCAGTTACAGCATCAGGTTGCATTTGGAATAATTTTCATTATTGTCATCTATATTTTCTCATTTTTGGTTTTACAATATCGTGTTGAGCGTTTTATTTATAGAAGAGTAAAGAAAATCTACGATGAGGTTTCGTTATTAGAATCTACCACTTTGATCAATCAGCCAATTAATACGGATATGGAGACGCTTTCGCGCGAAGTGAAAAAGTTTGCAACCGATAAAAAGCTTGAAATTGAAATGCTTGAAATTCGTGAACAATACAGAAGAGAGTTTTTAGGAAATGTTTCGCACGAATTGAAAACGCCTTTATTTACTGTTCAAGGTTATGTTTCGACTTTGCTTGATGGTGCAATGGACGATAAAAATATCAGAAAAAAATATTTAAAACGCGCCGAAAAAGGAGTAGAGCGTTTGATCTATATCGTCGAAGATTTAGATATGATTACCAAATTGGAATCTGGTGATTTAAACTTAAATATGACCGATTTTGATATTGTAGAATTAATCCAGAATGTTTTCGATTTGTTGGAGATGAAAGCTGATAAAAAGAAAATCAAACTGGCTTTTGAAAGCAAGAATGTACAATCTGTTATTATTCGCGGTGATAAAGACAGAATCCAGCAGGTTTTAGAAAATCTGATTGTCAATTCTATTAAATATGGAAAAGAAGGCGGTTTGACGGAAGTTGGCGTTGTGAACTTAACGAAGAAAAAAGTCTTAATTCGTATTAGTGATAACGGAGAAGGTGTTGAAAAACAAAACATTCCAAGACTTTTTGAACGTTTCTATCGCGTTGACAAAAGCGGAACGCGTTCTGAAGGAGGTTCCGGTTTAGGTTTGGCGATCGTAAAGCACATTATTGAAGCGCACAAAGAGAAGGTTTATGTAGAAAGTGAGTTCGGAATTGGCTCAGAATTCTCTTTTACGCTCGAAAAAGCATTCAAAAACCCAAAAGCTGACGTTAAAAAATCGTAA
- a CDS encoding response regulator transcription factor has protein sequence MKKTQTKILLVDDEPDILEIVGYNLAQEGYQIVTASNGKDAIAKAQKELPELIIMDVMMAEMDGMEACEHIRKIPELNNVIITFLTARSEDYSQVAGFDAGADDYITKPIKPKLLVSKVKALLRRLKEQEVVTDTLNVGGIEINREEYKIIKGNVEIALPRKEFELFYLLASKPGKVFKRDEILDKVWGNEVVVGGRTIDVHIRKLREKIGEDLFKTIKGVGYKFEV, from the coding sequence ATGAAAAAAACACAAACTAAGATTTTATTAGTTGACGACGAACCAGATATCTTAGAAATCGTTGGCTATAACCTTGCTCAGGAAGGCTATCAAATTGTTACTGCTTCTAATGGAAAAGATGCTATAGCTAAAGCTCAGAAAGAATTGCCGGAATTAATTATTATGGACGTGATGATGGCAGAAATGGACGGAATGGAGGCATGCGAGCACATCAGAAAAATTCCTGAACTAAATAATGTTATCATAACATTCCTTACGGCAAGAAGTGAAGATTATTCTCAAGTAGCTGGTTTTGATGCTGGTGCTGATGACTATATTACAAAGCCAATTAAACCAAAATTATTGGTCTCTAAAGTAAAGGCGTTGTTAAGAAGGTTAAAAGAACAAGAAGTCGTTACAGACACATTAAATGTAGGCGGAATCGAGATTAACCGTGAAGAGTACAAAATCATAAAAGGCAATGTAGAAATTGCTTTACCAAGAAAAGAATTCGAATTATTTTATCTATTGGCTTCAAAACCGGGAAAAGTTTTCAAAAGAGACGAAATTCTGGATAAAGTTTGGGGTAACGAAGTAGTGGTTGGAGGAAGAACAATCGATGTTCACATTAGAAAACTGCGTGAGAAAATAGGGGAAGATCTTTTTAAAACCATAAAAGGAGTTGGTTATAAATTTGAAGTTTAA